A window of the Electrophorus electricus isolate fEleEle1 chromosome 11, fEleEle1.pri, whole genome shotgun sequence genome harbors these coding sequences:
- the nt5c1ba gene encoding 5'-nucleotidase, cytosolic IB a: protein MSVDAEDAVGRLSHDSSEENDWAAAKAFFDSLKTTTKPRPPKPKNAVTIAVSSRTLFNMVKERKLYEEEGLERYVSYQLEHEDQPFTPGVAFPFVKALMVVNARLRELYPDSEELFDIVLMTNNHAQVGVRLINSINHYGLSIERFCMTGGESPIGYLKAYMTNLYLSKDSQKVQQAIEEGIAAATMFTCDNENKLSDTQLRVAFDGDAVLFSDESEIIVKKHGLDTFFQHEKEFENKPLAQGPLKCFLEALGKLQRKFYAKNLRITCPIRTYLVTARSAASAGARVLKTLRSWGLEVDEALFLAGAPKGPLLQKIRPHIFFDDQMFHIEGAQELGTIAAHVPYGIGQKYHKSKPLKPKEAEK from the exons ATGAGCGTAGATGCCGAGGATGCGGTGGGGCGGCTAAGCCATGACAGCAGCGAAGAAAACGACTGGGCAGCGGCAAAGGCGTTCTTTGACAGCTTGAAAACGACGACGAAGCCTCGACCG CCGAAACCAAAAAACGCCGTCACCATCGCGGTATCATCGCGGACGTTATTCAACATGGTGAAGGAACGAAAGCTGTATGAAGAGGAGGGGCTCGAGCGATATGTATCGTATCAGCTGGAGCACGAAGATCAGCCTTTCACCCCGGGAGTCGCTTTCCCTTTCGTCAAG gcccTGATGGTTGTGAATGCACGGCTGCGGGAGTTGTACCCAGACAGTGAGGAACTCTTCGATATTGTCCTGATGACTAATAATCATGCCCAGGTTGGAGTTCGCCTCATCAACAGTATAAATCATTATG GTTTATCCATTGAAAGGTTTTGTATGACGGGGGGAGAAAGCCCAATTGGATACCTGAAGGCTTACATGACCAACCTGTATTTATCTAAAGACTCCCAAAAGGTACAGCAGGCTATTGAAGAAG GCATTGCTGCAGCGACCATGTTCACCTGTGATAACGAGAACAAACTTAGCGATACTCAGTTACGTGTGGCCTTCGATGGAGACGCCGTCTTGTTTTCTGACGAGTCCGAGATCATTGTAAAGAAGCACGGACTGGACACCTTCTTTCAGCATGAGAAGGAGTTTGAGAACAAACCTCTGGCCCAG GGCCCCCTGAAGTGTTTCCTGGAGGCCTTGGGCAAACTGCAGAGGAAGTTCTATGCCAAGAATTTACGAATCACATGCCCCATCCGCACCTACCTGGTGACGGCGCGCAGTGCAGCCAGCGCTGGAGCCCGTGTCCTGAAGACCCTGCGGAGCTGGGGCCTGGAAGTCGACGAGGCGCTTTTCCTGGCCGGCGCCCCCAAGGGACCCTTGCTGCAGAAAATAAGGCCTCACATCTTCTTTGACGATCAGATGTTTCACATCGAAGGGGCTCAAGAGCTGGGCACCATCGCCGCCCACGTGCCTTATGGGATAGGACAGAAATACCATAAGAGCAAGCCCTTAAAGCCAAAAGAGGCGGAGAAGTGA
- the rdh14a gene encoding retinol dehydrogenase 14a has translation MMRGKTIIVTGANSGIGKATAVELLRRQGRVIMACRSRDRAEKAAQEIRQQAGPEQGELLIKLLDLASLKSVRSFCEEIIKEEPRIDVLINNAGIYQCPYTKTEDGFEMQFAVNHLGHFLLTNLLLDLLKRSAPSRIIVVSSKLYKCGEINFDDLSSDRCYDKAFAYGRSKLANMLFTLELGRRLENTGVTVNALTPGIVRTDLGRHVYVPLLVRPLLSLVSWAFFKTPEDGARTSVYLACSPDVEGVQGKCFADCQEEALLPKATDKEVAKKLWDISEVMVGMTT, from the exons ATGATGCGAGGCAAAACTATTATTGTCACTGGGGCAAACAGTGGCATAGGAAAAGCTACGGCGGTGGAGCTACTTCGCAGGCAGGGCCGGGTGATCATGGCTTGTAGGAGCCGAGATAGAGCGGAGAAAGCAGCTCAGGAGATTCGCCAGCAAGCCGGGCCAGAACAAGGCGAGCTCCTCATTAAACTGCTGGACCTAGCTTCCTTAAAGTCAGTGCGCAGTTTTTGCGAAGAGATCATCAAG GAGGAGCCCAGGATTGACGTTCTGATCAACAACGCTGGAATCTACCAGTGTCCCTACACTAAGACGGAGGATGGATTTGAGATGCAATTCGCTGTCAATCATCTGGGTCACTTCCTCCTCACCAACCTGCTGCTGGATCTCCTCAAGCGCTCCGCCCCCAGCCGCATCATCGTGGTGTCCTCCAAGCTGTACAAGTGCGGCGAGATCAACTTCGACGACCTGAGCAGCGACCGGTGCTATGACAAGGCGTTCGCCTACGGACGTAGCAAGCTGGCTAACATGCTCTTTACGCTGGAGCTCGGACGCAGGCTGGAGAACACCGGGGTGACGGTTAACGCCCTCACCCCCGGCATCGTGAGAACCGACCTGGGCAGGCACGTGTATGTTCCCCTGCTGGTGAGACCTCTGCTTAGCCTGGTCTCCTGGGCCTTCTTCAAAACGCCGGAGGACGGCGCGCGCACGTCCGTCTACCTCGCCTGCTCTCCGGACGTGGAGGGCGTCCAGGGTAAATGCTTTGCTGACTGCCAAGAAGAGGCACTTCTTCCTAAAGCCACAGATAAAGAGGTGGCGAAGAAACTGTGGGACATCAGTGAGGTGATGGTGGGTATGACCACCTAG